The Eriocheir sinensis breed Jianghai 21 chromosome 9, ASM2467909v1, whole genome shotgun sequence genomic sequence ttttgtaatttttcatgtttattttttctgtatgtcttatgtaaaggttaccaataaactattaaagcaaagcaacaacccaacactcactccactgttgagctacccacctgaaccatgactggccgcggcaagggaggcaagggactcggaaagggaggcgccaagcgtcaccgcaaggttcttcgggacaacatccagggcatcaccaagccggccatccgtcgtctggcgcgccgtggcggtgtgaagcgcatctccgggctcatctacgaagagacccgtggtgtgctcaaggtgttcctggagaacgtcatcagggatgccgtcacctacactgagcacgccaagcgcaagaccgtcaccgccatggacgtggtgtacgccctcaaacgccagggccgcaccctgtacggcttcggtggttaatgccgctgcctgagcgagcccgacctaacccacccaccccggacctctttgaggtccacattcttattcactaagagaatagtagcacactttttacttcagttatattttctttctttctttctttctgtttcctccctccctccctcccccctgcctaatgatggttcacacctccgcccactgctccccatccacctcatttgacactagtttgtttgtttcctcaatcccatcttttccctccctccctccctcctgcctaatgatggttcacacctccgcccactgctccccatccacctcatttgccactagtaagctccaatttgtttgtttcagttcttacggaaacatcattttgccataatttcccctgtccctgtcagttctttgtaaaatcagtaacaggatatttatgaagagagagagagagagagagagagagagagagagagagagagagagagagagagagagagagagagagagagagagagagagagagagagagagagagagagagagagagagagagaaacaaagcgacgtctggacgggaacaggaaaagaaagagaggaagaatgacatagaaaggttaagaaagaaaaaaaggaggagaaaaagagaaagaaagcaataatgagaaagacggcaaatatatagacagagagaaagaagcctccccttcttgatccactccttctattgtctcttggaatgtgcaggagtgtataggaaagcaagggtagggttagagggtgagggacaggctcagaacgaacttgaaagggaaaggctgaggaagtgggaatctcctcctcctcctcctcctcctcctcctcctcctcctcctcctcctcctcctcctcctccttcttcttcttcttcttcttcttcttcttcttcttcttcttcttcttcttcttcttcttcttcttcttcttcttcttcttcttgtttctcgttgtcgtcctcatcataacgttgcgccctctcttactggacccgctttttcagatacgttgaaccagccccgccaccgagtagcccgccggaaccctgggcaagcgtctacatgcccaacagtagacaggtggatgactaaaaagctgcaaatacgtttctatgaaagtaggtgtgccggcatgtaaataggtgtgcctgcctgcctgcctgcctgcctgcctgcctgcctgcctgcctgcctgcctgcctgcctgcctgccaattaaagcgaacgggctacctaacagacaaacacaaaactagctagctaacaaactaaaagacaaactagctagctagcaaacaaacaaacaaacaaacaaacaaacaaacaaacaaacaaacaaacaaacaaacaaacaaacaaacaaacaaacaaacaaacaaactaactaactaactaactaactaactaactaactaactaactaactaactaactaacaaacaaacaaacaaacaaacaaacaaacaaacaaacaaacaaacaaacaaacaaacaaacaaacaaacaaacaaacaaacaaacaaacaaacaaacaaacaaacaaacaaacaaacaaactagctagcaaacaaacaaaataacaagctaactagcaaacaaacaaaaacaaacaaacaaacaaacaaacaaacaaacaaacaaacaaacaaacaaacaaactagcaagcaagcaaacaagctagctagcaaacaaacaaacaaactaactaactaactaactaacaaacaaactaacaaacaaactaacaaaaaaaaaaacaaaactaactaactaactaactaactaactaactaactcaataacaaaataacaagctaactagcaaacaaacaaacaaacaaactaactaactaactaactaactaactaactaactaactaactaactaactaactaactaactaactaactaacaaacacgGTAGCTAgctaccaaacaaacaaaataacaagctaaatagcaaacatacaaacaaacaaacaaacaaacaaacaaacaaacaaagaaacaagctaactaactaactaactaactaactaactaactaactaactagctagctaactagcaaaaaagctaattagggagctagctcgtttgtttgttgcaagctaacttgttagttagttttgttgtgggagttttgttcttagtttgttgaggtttgtaatgcgtgttggctttcctttttgggggggggtttgcttgggatggagtattgcgatttctttttacatatgttagatgactgtctctttttagtgattctgaaagtcctttagcgaaaataatcacttggattatagtgtctttcctgcaatatttgcctgtgcaatggaataagtattatttcatctatcactgaaatagctggatgttaatacaaaaatattgccatactcaactcctaatacctccccaattgtttttttttttttttttttttttaatgcaagaccataggtaatagtagctgtatctacaaaacgattggtaataggattatctgttactcaagcaaatggtacaaataaatcattctccttgaacaagtttgtttttacatcctgtgcatatgggaggaaaaatgaaatctaatagcgcttttatcaactctttcatagttactgaaatattctaatacctacaaccagaacagatatattttcattattgtatgtgagaggtatagagggaagtaattgcttgttaaggcttttattctaagaatctacctcaaaaagtctaaaagttcagagttaaaagtgtaatgattaccgaagaAGAAAActcatataagatctctattcataactcccgtaacacctactatacatttcagcggcagacaaacgctgtttttcgcaaatatctcctaaacgaatctttggatcagtatgatatttcagcacactacctataatacccggacctaatttatggctaacctaccacattactgtatgtcttatgtgacgagtttacttgtgaaaactaacacaaacccgacgagtcatgttgacgcattcgaaggaaagtgtgcccccccccccctgcaccctcccaaactattcctagccacaactactcccccttctcgctctcgttatccctcctcttctccccctaacttctcgcctccctcatcactcttgtgtccctccctatttctcccatcactgtattatatattagaatgttatgtacgtgtatatgtatagatagtatgattattaactaagagcatggtacagttccatggaggcaagacgtatttcacgttgataattactgtacaacagcatgtttacatacatatagtatgtagaaggtccatgtttgcagtccttatggtcacccaagtgaacacgatgtactggcattacctgtggtctggaccttctaggaaaagttattactgttattacatactgtgtagtacatattcatcataaaatgtcaacttggtccagctaatataatgttattttgttgacttgtctctttcatatttctattttgccaaaattataaaccgcatatatttttctccatctatacatatggttatcatgcgtaatacgtagtcattactatatatatatgtacatcgtgtattattgtaaatacgattacatacattccactacttattaagtggaagcaatatgaaaaaagtatgaCAGTGTTCCTTTGCTTGCTAATAGCACAGGTAGTTTGACGCTATTTATAAGAGCACTGATGATGATCATAGTGCTACTAGATGATGTTCAGCTGTAGACTTGAGTTAGAAACAGATTCCAAAGAGCAactcgtggggttccccgtccgctaggggaacctacggcggagctatgtgcgtggttctccttaaactctttttttttttttttttttttttttttttttttttttttttgtgtgtgtgtgtgtgtgtgtgtgtgtgtgtgtgttgttctaattctaattctaattcttattcttactaGCTAGCGCAAGACTaatgtatcgcagtgtctgtgctggctggctggccctgttggttttgcacttagtttagcttaccctcccaaacgttttcttcttctcctcagggtctacctcgccacctagcacctgtgtgtgaggccggatgtttaggttgggttaaactataccgtgtgaaggtgaaggtgaaggtacaaaccgatgcatgctttctctggtgaggcaggggatcatacatgacgtcagtgactgactgactgattcattttactcattccggacctactccacaggccacagcgggtcggagcccacccagctactacctacctacctacctacttcatctcggcgggggcagcgccgcatccgatctgcacgacggccatcatcgtctcaacgacctacctcccggctctgttttgcgtttttttttatttgttatgttatgttatgtcttgtgggttaattgttgttatcgtcgttgtcagcagaggagtcccttacctgccgtgaagaaaacaaacaaacaaactaagtgtgggaagcctgccagacgtgggggttgttaattgttgtcatgactgagggtcttcttcctagtaatatcagcaggaattgacctaggaatgtcactatgtagttgagggtgtgtgtccagaagtctctttttggaaaagggtgtggctcccaaggggagccggattaaacggtactgaattgtcgtccctgaaaggccgagggcgattacttcttctcggtcttcttgggcaggagcaccgcctggatgttaggcagcacacctccctgggcaatggtgacgccggagaggagcttgttcagctcctcgtcgttgcggatggccagctgcaggtggcgggggatgatgcgggtcttcttgttgtcgcgggccgcgttgccggccagctcgagcacctcggcggccaggtactccatgacggccgccaggtacacgggggcgccggcgcccacgcgctcggcgtagttgcccttcctcaggagacggtggatcctgcccacggggaactgcaggccggcacggctggagcgggactttgacttccccttcacctttcctcccttgccgcgtccagacatgtcgacagtgagtggtgggggcgtggacttgcgcttctgctgcggctttttcgccctatatagtgcagcgcaggatcggagggcggggacggccgggcgagcccgccaatgggagcgcgtgccgccacgcgtccccgcgatcccgagggagcggcgccgccataaagggggaatccgggggcggcccggcaacattcgctcgccgtctgggaacgaagaagcagacatgccccccaaagcatcaggaaaggccgccaagaaggctggcaaggcccagaaggccatcgccaagggtgacaagaagaagaagcgcaggaggaaggagagctactcgatctacatctacaaggtgctcaagcaggtccaccccgacaccggcgtctcctccaaggccatgtccatcatgaactccttcgtgaacgacatcttcgagcgcatcgccgccgaggcctctcgcctggcccattacaacaagcgctccaccatcaccagtcgggagatccagacggccgtccgtctcctcctgcccggtgagctggccaagcacgccgtgtccgaaggcaccaaggccgtcaccaagtacacctcctccaaataagcaacccaccaacttgcttgcactggaaaagaaccggctccatcggagccacaaactatttcccgaaagagaacgaagacggttagtccctcccgcgctctctctctctctcacactcactcactcactgagctgacccaccaagggatgcatggcatcaataagcggaccgagtcccgccagtgctcgccaaaccgcgaccaaagcttgaaatcgccaatgcttctctcggtcgtttgttgttagctgcaggggatcacgatgagcgatatatgcctacatagcagccgtcatcagtagttagtgattccgcccctccgcttatatttatttacttgttctggtaattcctgtcttcctgcctgcatgtagtccccacatattccctactcgtgcacccgccagttgaaataagttaagagagaaatcaaagccccccaatcaattgatatgagattatgaagcagaaggatatgtgggaaaggcaacaagccagtgatcctcctccccccctgcccgccccagtgtctgtctaaactctctcccggaaagtgactttggccctgaaaagggcctagatatatTGTGAGAAGATTGTAGTACTCAGAAcgcccgcttaggcacgctcgccgcgaatgcgacgggccagctggatgtcctttggcatgatggtgacacgcttggcgtggatggcgcagaggttggtgtcctcgaagagaccgacgaggtaggcctcggaggcttcctgcagagccatgacggcagaggactggaagcggagatcggtcttgaaatcctgggcgatctcgcgcaccagacgctggaagggcagcttcctgatgaggagctcggtgctcttctggtagcggcggatctcacggagggccacggtcccgggcctgtagcggtgaggcttcttgactcctccggtggccggggccgacttgcgagcggccttggtggccagctgcttgcggggcgccttgccaccggtggatttcctggcagtctgcttggtacgggccatggctacggacgaacagaacagttgagtctgccagccgtttctggtttttatagttttggcggccgggggaggagcggtggtccgccgcgccctgcgcgtgcgccgcctcctagtcccgcgcttgcccgcccccgtcaggcagtgcatctatctagccctattggaggaatttaggggtctcttggagctgtctgcatatgctagagcctagtacagtgtggaggctcacccaacgtcactgggccgtccggaagtagacggcaggagccagcctatcgcccaaagacccaccaccgccgcctctggctctgcatatatagagcgaacgctgcAACAACCCAACATTGGAAGCTCAGCAGCGGTCGAGGAAggagctctcctcctctcctcacctgactCACCATGGCCCGACCTTGCCCGAAGAAGCGCCTCCAACTCTCCCCACCCGTGGGAGAGGAGGACGGCTGGACCCGCGTCCAGAAGAGACGCCGACGAGCCCCGACACCACCACCGGCCCCTGACCACCGAGTATACACCATACTCCACCACGACGAGGTTAGCCCCTTCCACGCCGTTCGACGGCTGGAGAGAGAGCACCCGGGCCTTCGGGTACGGGTGCAGGAGAAGTCTGGGGGTGCGATCTATATCAAACCCCTGGATGAGGAAGCTGCTTTTTCCCTTGCTCGTCTGAGCAGGGAAACCACTGACGGCATCAACCTTGGAGAGGTCGAGGGCAGGTCGCGGGGTATCGTTTCGCGGTACCCTCTTGGCCAGTCCCTCCGACCGATCCAGGAGGACCCGCGCGTCACCTTCGCAAGGAGGTGTACATACAACGCGGGTCACTGTCGCAGAGAGCCCACGCGGCAGGTCGAGGTGACGTTTCGGGGGTCTCTCCCGTCGTCCCTTGACCTAGGCGTCTGGGGTGTCTTCTCCGTCAGGAGGTTCACCCCGGAGCCCCTGCGGTGCTTCAATTGCCAGGCCTTTGGCCATGTGCAGAAGTACTGCAGGACCGGTGCtctctgcggcgtgtgcagcagcGGGAAACATCTCTCCTCGAAGTGTATTGATACACTGAGGACCGGCAATGTCCGGGCTGCACGATGTCCGAACTGTGGCGGGAGACACCACGCCTGGTTCAAGGGCTGCCCCGAACGACTGAGGAGGCTCCCCCCTCGGCCCTCGGGTGCTATAGACACCTTGCCCCCAAAGAACCAGGCTGTTTCCCAAGCAGctccctctgcctcaccctctccaagCCCAAGAATGGAAGTGGTGGTCCCTGCACCAGCACCTGCCAGCCCACTGCCAACCTTTgaagacgccgccaccaccaccgacgacgcTGCCCCGCCACAACAGGATGAGGTCGCCACCAACACCGACGACCTCGCTCAGGAAGACGCCGAAACACAGACAAGCTGGAAGAAGCGAGGCAGGGCCTGCCAGACCGCTCCTCCGCCCACTGAGGATGCGGCGGCCCAGTCAGCTCCAGAGACAGCAGCCCAGGAGACGCAGACGCTGAGGACGACCACCGCAGACGCAGAGACTGCCGCCCCTGACCCGAGCCTTTGCGCAGGCCCCCCTGGGGCGAACTGGGAGGCTCATTTCGCCCCCGCGGTCACGCTCACCAGGGTGGAGTTGTACACCATGCTGAGGGCCCTAAGGGGCCTCATCGAGAACCACGCCGAGGCAGAGCTGAAGGGCCGAGAGCACCTGTATGAGAACCCCATCCTGACGGTGCTTTACGAAGCCCTCGGAGCAGCGCGGACTCACAGGAGGCCCGGTTTCCCGATAAAGTGCCCGCGACGAGACCCACGGCGAGACGCGCTCTGGCCGGAGTGATGATCCAGAtagaggcgggccagcctatggcatatagcccgcgagggctaacaaccctcaaaaacccaccaccaccaccaacaacccaacactcactccactgttgagctacccacctgaaccatgactggccgcggcaagggaggcaagggactcggaaagggaggcgccaagcgtcaccgcaaggttcttcgggacaacatccagggcatcaccaagccggccatccgtcgtctggcgcgccgtggcggtgtgaagcgcatctccgggctcatctacgaagagacccgtggtgtgctcaaggtgttcctggagaacgtcatcagggatgccgtcacctacactgagcacgccaagcgcaagaccgtcaccgccatggacgtggtgtacgccctcaaacgccagggccgcaccctgtacggcttcggtggttaatgccgctgcctgagcgagcccgacctaacccacccaccccggacctctttgaggtccacattcttattcactaagagaatagtagcacactttttacttcagttatattttctttctttctttctttctgtttcctccctccctccctccctgcctaatgatggttcacacctccgcccactgctccccatccacctcatttgacactagtttgtttgtttcctcaatcccatcttttccctccctccctccctccctcct encodes the following:
- the LOC126995883 gene encoding histone H2A-like; translated protein: MSGRGKGGKVKGKSKSRSSRAGLQFPVGRIHRLLRKGNYAERVGAGAPVYLAAVMEYLAAEVLELAGNAARDNKKTRIIPRHLQLAIRNDEELNKLLSGVTIAQGGVLPNIQAVLLPKKTEKK
- the LOC126995887 gene encoding histone H2B, whose translation is MPPKASGKAAKKAGKAQKAIAKGDKKKKRRRKESYSIYIYKVLKQVHPDTGVSSKAMSIMNSFVNDIFERIAAEASRLAHYNKRSTITSREIQTAVRLLLPGELAKHAVSEGTKAVTKYTSSK